The following proteins are encoded in a genomic region of Gemmatimonadaceae bacterium:
- a CDS encoding beta-lactamase family protein, with the protein MSPVSALHRPLAAAFAGLLLAATAHAQPSAWPRSTPAREGLNAAVFDSLDREIRAGTYGYVDRLVVVRHGKLVVDQRYTHNYDAAYGDSAKVKSALNAGDPTGPYNYYASWWHPFYRRGTLHSEQSVSKTVMSMVVGVARTRGEFPELTTPILRFFDTTQVKHIDARKRRIQIRHLLTMTGGLEWKDGLSPNDPNNTESQLEASFDWVDFAINLPMEREPGTVFNYSSGESILLGAVFARATGRDLEAYAAEHLFAPLGITNWFWKRTAAGALDTEGGLYLETTDLAKLWQLWLQRGMWNGKRLVSEEWITASTTPAVAVSDAPNGPKYGFKWWLYPDPRGNGKYIWSGSGFGGQFPMAFPDDDYVVVFNSWNILPGNKALPMGKVRERLAKAIIR; encoded by the coding sequence ATGTCACCCGTATCCGCTCTGCATCGCCCGCTTGCCGCCGCGTTCGCTGGCCTCCTCCTCGCGGCCACCGCGCACGCCCAGCCCAGCGCGTGGCCGCGCAGCACGCCAGCGCGCGAAGGGCTCAACGCGGCCGTGTTCGATTCCCTCGACCGGGAAATTCGCGCCGGTACGTATGGCTATGTCGATCGCCTGGTGGTGGTGCGCCACGGCAAACTCGTCGTCGATCAGCGCTACACCCACAACTACGACGCGGCCTACGGAGATTCCGCCAAGGTCAAGAGCGCGCTCAACGCGGGCGATCCGACGGGCCCGTACAACTACTACGCGTCGTGGTGGCACCCGTTCTATCGCCGCGGCACGCTGCACAGCGAGCAATCGGTCTCCAAAACGGTCATGTCCATGGTGGTCGGCGTCGCCCGCACCCGTGGCGAATTTCCCGAGCTCACGACCCCCATCCTGCGCTTCTTTGACACGACCCAGGTCAAGCACATCGATGCCCGCAAACGCCGGATTCAGATCCGGCACCTGTTGACGATGACGGGCGGCCTCGAATGGAAGGACGGGTTGTCGCCCAATGATCCGAACAACACCGAGTCACAGCTCGAAGCCAGCTTCGACTGGGTCGACTTTGCGATCAATTTGCCCATGGAGCGCGAGCCGGGTACGGTCTTCAACTACAGCAGCGGCGAGAGCATTCTGCTGGGCGCCGTGTTTGCGCGTGCCACGGGGCGCGATCTCGAGGCGTATGCCGCCGAGCATCTCTTTGCGCCCCTCGGCATCACCAACTGGTTCTGGAAACGCACCGCGGCGGGCGCGCTCGACACCGAAGGGGGGCTGTATCTCGAAACCACCGACCTCGCCAAACTCTGGCAGCTCTGGTTGCAGCGGGGCATGTGGAACGGCAAGCGCCTCGTGAGCGAGGAGTGGATCACGGCGTCCACCACGCCCGCGGTTGCGGTGAGCGACGCGCCGAATGGCCCCAAGTATGGCTTCAAGTGGTGGCTCTACCCCGATCCGCGCGGCAACGGCAAGTACATCTGGAGCGGCTCCGGCTTTGGCGGGCAGTTCCCGATGGCCTTCCCCGATGATGACTACGTTGTCGTCTTCAACTCCTGGAACATTCTCCCGGGCAACAAAGCGCTCCCGATGGGCAAGGTGCGCGAACGATTGGCGAAGGCGATCATCAGGTAG